In Nostoc sp. GT001, a genomic segment contains:
- a CDS encoding non-ribosomal peptide synthetase, translating to MLTAVNSFELSPQQKYLWSLQQDNSFVYCAVCAVSITGNLQTEVLKAAINQVVGTYEILRTNYRDMPEMNLPLQFINDRSAFWHQDYDLSSESYQDQEEKLENIFNNFCNLEFNLREGAVLNLSLAKLATNKYILLVALPALCADRLTLHNFIKQVSNLYTSIYHQEEVLDSEVLQYADLSAWQNELLIAEETQAGRDFWSNIDFSALAALQLPFENTAAASLPFNPQSYCLKLDIDFQDKITNYAQAHNIALSDVLFTCWNILLWRLTGQDNLITGIATNGRKYQELESVLGLLSKSLPISIHIQETDTFGKLWQKVKINLDTASTYEEYFSLEREAEFLPFTFEFEPQLPQYDAVEVKFSIHQQTVYIDRYKIKLSSYYQDNSLYLKLCYDANLFSVDDIQRLTQQFCTLLESAIAFPNLPVFQLEVLDKTEKQKLLQTFNDTQVNYDRNQCIHHLFAERVINTPDKIALIFENETFTYTQLNNRANQIARYLQKLGIGAEILVGLCVDRSPLMVLGILAILKAGGAYLPLDPTYPQERLAFMLQNSQPKVLLTQEHLKAELPAHETQVMCIDQIGHIISQESTEDLTKSASASNLAYVIYTSGSTGKPKGVRVTHANLCHYVQAMQQALGITADDVYLHTASLAFSSSVRQLMVPLMRGATVKIATQEQRQDPLTLFQGIKQDNITVIDIVPSFWRNCNYTLASLAPESKSYWLDNKLRLIVSASEPLLSDIPINWKFGLQHQTYLINMFGQTETCGIVATYPITIEADAPTKVIPLGKPIANTQIYLLDQHLQPVPIGVAGELYIGGWGVGQGYLHRPDLTAERFIPNSLSHELGARLYKTGDLGRYLPDGTIEFIGRSDYQVKIRGFRIELAEIEAILTHYPQVREAVVVMRESETGDKRLIAYLVPANSEAIDLNALNKFLQDNLPNYMLPSNFAILEALPLTPNGKVNRQALPAPEELSQQIKSAITVPRTPVEEVLAGIWAKILSVKQVGIEENFFELGGHSLLATQVMSQIREAFQLELPLRSLFESPTVAELAQCVEATLREGQQLAVLPIEKVTQEDNLPLSFAQQRLWFLDQLQPGSSAYNLLRAVQLKGELNIAALEQSFNEIIRRHEALRTTFVSGNGEPQQIINPEVSITLPVVNLQDLTPEHREIETKRRAIIQAQRSFNLTSAPLLNVVLLQLGEQEYILLFTIHHIVADGWSAGIIIKEIAAFYESFCIGKSCELASLPIQYVDFAVWQRTWLQKEVLASQMEYWKQQLSGDLPVLELLIAKPRPKQQTFAGKKQTFMLSPALTNELKALSQKQGVTLFMTLLAAFKTLLYRYSGQADILVGSPIANRNRSEIEGLIGFFVNTVVLRTKLEENSSFINLLKQVREITLGAYTHQDLPFELLVEELQPQRSLSHTPVFQVMFALQNMPGDGLKLSGLNLEYLPIENDTARFDLSLSFTDNVESLVGELEYNSDLFDADSIKSMLKHLTTLLTDIVEHPDKSISELSILTLAEQQQILRQWNYTEVDYPHVCVHELFSAQVAKTPDAIAVIAGSQQLTYKELDEKANQLAHYLSSSGVGKEVLVGICCDRSLPMIVALLAILKAGGAYIPLDPTFPQERLAYMLQDSQTSILLTQQHLLPNLPPHHAQVICLDSNWESIAIQEINTYNSNIEPDNLMYTIYTSGSTGKPKGVQITHRNVVNFLTSMQQGLHLSHQDSLFSVTTLSFDIAVLEIFLPLIVGAKVILTSREIATDGAQLLQQLNNSAATVMQATPATWRMLLDAGWEGNSQLKILCGGEALPQSLARQLCQRCSQIWNLYGPTETTIWSTIYQISDSEKTVSIGRPLANTQIYILDKYLQPVPVGISGEIYIGGVGLARGYFNQPELTKEKFITNPFNPKTLLYKTGDLARYLPNGEIEYLGRIDYQVKLRGFRIELGEIEAVLEQYPAVYQCVVMVREDGSENQRLVAYLVAENVATDELRQYLRQQLPEYMIPNAFMFLAEIPLTPNGKVNRRALPTPENTHLETSNFVAPRHLVEEVLAGIWTQVLGVNQVGIHDNFFELGGHSLLATQVISRIPKTLGVNIPLQSLFEFSTIAELAKNVQEASHQGVSAITPVPRNENLPLSFAQARLWLLEQINPDSGIYNMPAAVHLVGELNVDALEESINEIIRRHEILRTTFTLIDGEPLQIIVPNVQLKIPVVNLQKLSEAEREAEIQRLSVEEFQYSFDFTQAPLLRCTLLQLGEQEHILLFTIHHIVFDGWSTGVLIRELAALYTAFSAGEASPLPKLPIQYADFAVWQRQHLQGERREALLTYWKQQLANVPILQLPTTRPRAEVNTNRGASHTFVIPASVVQEVRQLAQQEGVTLFMTLLASFKILLQRYSSQDDIVVGTDVANRNQAEIEPLIGFFINLLVLRTDLSTNPTFLELLQRIRTQTLSAYAHQDLPFDELVRELQPERHLSNTVPLFQVLFVLQNTPTSALELPGLNLKLLELETKNSRFDLALFLTETEQGIEGKWQYNADLFAADTITIITNSWKTLINSIIHQPESHINTLEMLTEADKAQQTMQQQERKAAKRQKFMSIAPKAVSLIAEQLIKTNYLQAGQNFPLVIQPNTTEVDLLSWVENNREYIETELLKHGAILFRGFNIRSVSEFENFAQTICPNLFAEYGDLPRTGEGGKVYGSTPYPPDKAILFHNESSHLHQWPLKIWFFCVQPAQQGGETPIIDCRKAYRLINPKLRERLEQKQLMYVRHYTNSLDVSWQNFFRTNEKFVVENYCRQAKIDIEWYDNNSLITRQVRPALAVHPKTSEPVFFNQIQLHHIAYLDEEVRKSLLSTFGEQQLPRNVYYGDGTSIEDSVIAEINEVYQQSQTSFPWEQGDILMLDNMLTAHGRNSYVGSRKIVVAMGEMIKEMVS from the coding sequence ATGCTAACGGCAGTTAATAGTTTTGAACTGTCTCCACAACAGAAGTATTTGTGGAGTTTACAGCAAGACAATAGTTTTGTTTATTGCGCTGTTTGTGCTGTATCAATTACCGGAAATTTGCAAACAGAAGTTTTAAAAGCTGCTATAAATCAAGTCGTTGGAACTTATGAAATTCTCCGCACTAATTATCGAGATATGCCGGAGATGAATTTGCCGTTGCAGTTCATTAACGATCGGAGTGCATTTTGGCATCAAGACTATGATTTAAGTAGTGAGAGTTATCAAGATCAAGAAGAAAAGTTAGAAAATATATTTAACAATTTTTGTAATTTAGAATTCAACTTAAGAGAAGGTGCGGTATTAAATTTATCTTTAGCTAAATTAGCAACAAATAAATATATTTTACTGGTTGCTTTACCTGCTCTTTGTGCTGATAGATTAACATTACACAATTTTATTAAACAAGTAAGTAATTTATATACCTCTATCTATCATCAAGAGGAGGTATTAGATAGTGAAGTATTACAATATGCTGATTTATCTGCGTGGCAAAACGAGCTTTTAATAGCAGAAGAAACCCAAGCAGGTAGAGATTTTTGGAGTAATATAGATTTTTCAGCTTTAGCAGCCTTACAACTACCTTTTGAAAATACAGCAGCAGCAAGTTTACCATTCAATCCTCAAAGTTATTGTTTGAAATTAGATATTGATTTTCAAGATAAAATTACCAATTATGCTCAAGCTCATAATATTGCCCTAAGTGATGTTTTATTTACCTGCTGGAATATCTTGCTGTGGCGGTTGACAGGACAAGACAATTTAATTACAGGCATTGCTACTAATGGACGTAAATATCAAGAATTAGAATCAGTTTTAGGTTTGCTCTCTAAATCTTTGCCAATTTCTATTCATATTCAAGAAACTGATACTTTTGGAAAGCTTTGGCAGAAAGTTAAAATTAATTTAGATACAGCTTCTACTTACGAAGAATATTTTTCTTTAGAAAGAGAAGCTGAGTTTTTACCCTTTACTTTTGAATTTGAACCACAATTACCACAGTATGATGCTGTGGAGGTGAAATTCTCAATTCATCAGCAGACTGTTTATATAGATAGATATAAAATTAAACTATCTAGTTATTATCAAGACAACTCTCTATACCTCAAGCTTTGCTATGATGCAAACCTATTTTCAGTCGATGATATTCAAAGATTAACACAGCAATTTTGTACTTTATTAGAAAGTGCGATCGCTTTTCCAAATTTACCAGTTTTTCAATTAGAAGTTCTTGATAAAACAGAGAAGCAAAAATTACTCCAAACATTTAATGATACCCAAGTAAATTACGATCGCAATCAATGTATTCATCACCTCTTTGCTGAACGAGTAATTAATACACCAGATAAAATAGCACTCATTTTTGAAAATGAAACATTTACCTACACTCAACTAAATAATCGAGCTAACCAAATAGCGCGTTACCTACAAAAATTGGGCATTGGTGCTGAGATTTTAGTGGGCTTATGTGTTGATAGATCCCCATTAATGGTATTGGGTATTCTAGCTATTCTCAAAGCTGGTGGTGCTTATCTACCACTAGACCCAACTTATCCTCAAGAGCGCTTGGCATTTATGTTGCAAAACTCTCAACCCAAGGTTTTGCTAACTCAAGAACACCTCAAAGCTGAATTACCTGCACATGAAACACAGGTAATGTGTATAGATCAAATTGGCCATATTATCAGCCAAGAGTCAACAGAAGATTTAACAAAAAGTGCATCTGCTTCTAATTTAGCTTATGTAATTTATACCTCTGGTTCCACAGGCAAACCCAAGGGTGTGCGCGTCACCCACGCTAATTTGTGCCATTATGTGCAAGCGATGCAACAGGCGCTAGGTATCACAGCCGATGATGTCTATTTGCACACTGCATCCCTAGCTTTTTCTTCTTCCGTCAGACAATTAATGGTTCCTCTGATGCGAGGTGCAACTGTCAAAATTGCCACCCAGGAACAACGTCAAGATCCCTTAACACTATTTCAAGGAATTAAGCAGGATAATATCACAGTCATTGATATTGTTCCTTCTTTTTGGCGCAATTGTAATTACACTCTCGCTAGTTTAGCGCCAGAGTCAAAAAGTTATTGGTTAGATAATAAACTGCGCTTAATTGTTTCTGCTAGTGAACCACTGTTATCTGATATTCCGATTAATTGGAAGTTTGGCTTACAACATCAGACATATCTTATTAATATGTTTGGTCAAACAGAAACCTGTGGTATTGTCGCCACTTATCCCATCACTATCGAAGCAGATGCACCAACTAAAGTAATTCCTTTAGGTAAACCAATTGCTAACACTCAAATCTATCTTTTAGATCAACATTTGCAACCAGTACCTATTGGTGTGGCGGGTGAATTATATATAGGTGGTTGGGGTGTCGGACAAGGATATTTACATCGCCCTGATTTAACAGCAGAAAGATTTATTCCTAATTCCCTTAGCCATGAACTAGGTGCAAGACTTTATAAAACAGGGGATTTAGGACGTTATTTACCAGATGGCACAATCGAATTTATTGGACGTAGTGATTATCAAGTTAAAATTCGTGGTTTCAGGATTGAATTAGCAGAAATAGAAGCAATATTAACTCACTATCCCCAAGTGCGGGAAGCTGTGGTAGTGATGCGGGAAAGTGAAACTGGGGATAAGCGATTAATAGCTTATTTAGTTCCTGCTAACTCAGAAGCGATAGATTTGAATGCGCTTAATAAGTTTTTGCAGGATAACTTGCCTAATTATATGTTGCCCTCTAACTTTGCCATTTTAGAAGCTTTACCTCTGACTCCTAATGGTAAGGTGAATCGCCAAGCATTACCTGCACCAGAAGAATTATCACAACAAATAAAAAGTGCTATTACCGTACCACGTACCCCTGTAGAAGAAGTCTTAGCAGGGATATGGGCAAAAATTCTCAGTGTTAAACAAGTAGGAATTGAAGAAAACTTTTTTGAATTAGGCGGACATTCCCTGTTAGCGACACAAGTTATGTCCCAAATACGAGAAGCTTTTCAGCTTGAATTACCCCTACGCAGTTTGTTTGAGTCGCCAACAGTAGCGGAACTGGCGCAATGTGTTGAAGCGACACTGAGAGAGGGGCAACAACTAGCTGTTTTACCTATAGAAAAAGTCACACAAGAAGATAATTTACCGTTATCCTTTGCTCAACAAAGACTGTGGTTTTTAGACCAATTACAACCTGGAAGTTCTGCTTACAATCTATTGAGGGCAGTACAACTAAAAGGAGAACTTAATATTGCAGCATTAGAACAAAGCTTCAACGAAATTATCCGTCGCCACGAAGCTTTACGTACTACTTTTGTAAGTGGGAATGGAGAACCACAGCAGATAATTAACCCGGAAGTTAGTATTACATTACCTGTAGTAAATTTACAGGATTTAACACCAGAACACCGGGAAATAGAAACCAAACGCAGGGCTATAATTCAAGCACAACGTTCTTTTAATTTAACTAGCGCACCATTATTAAATGTTGTTTTATTGCAGTTAGGAGAACAGGAATATATTTTACTGTTCACAATACACCACATAGTTGCTGATGGTTGGTCAGCAGGAATAATTATTAAAGAAATAGCTGCTTTTTATGAGTCTTTCTGCATAGGTAAATCTTGTGAATTAGCCAGTTTACCTATTCAATATGTAGATTTTGCCGTTTGGCAAAGAACATGGTTACAGAAAGAAGTTTTGGCATCTCAGATGGAATATTGGAAACAACAATTAAGTGGTGATTTACCAGTATTAGAACTTCTTATTGCTAAACCGCGCCCCAAGCAACAAACCTTTGCTGGTAAAAAGCAGACATTTATGCTATCTCCAGCTTTGACAAATGAGCTAAAAGCTTTGAGTCAAAAGCAAGGTGTAACGTTATTTATGACTTTATTGGCAGCGTTTAAAACTCTGCTTTATCGCTACTCTGGACAGGCAGATATTTTAGTCGGTTCGCCTATTGCTAACCGTAATCGTAGTGAAATTGAAGGGTTAATTGGCTTTTTTGTAAATACTGTAGTCTTGCGAACTAAACTAGAGGAAAATTCTAGTTTTATTAACTTGCTTAAACAAGTAAGAGAAATCACTCTAGGAGCATACACTCATCAAGATTTACCCTTTGAATTATTAGTAGAAGAATTACAACCACAGCGTAGTCTCAGTCACACGCCAGTATTTCAGGTAATGTTCGCGCTGCAAAATATGCCTGGAGATGGGTTGAAGCTGTCAGGTTTGAATTTGGAATATTTGCCGATAGAAAATGATACGGCTAGGTTTGATTTGAGTTTGTCTTTTACTGATAATGTTGAGAGTTTAGTTGGGGAATTAGAGTATAACAGTGATTTATTTGATGCTGATAGCATTAAATCTATGCTGAAGCATTTAACAACTTTGTTAACAGATATCGTTGAGCATCCAGATAAGTCTATATCAGAGTTGTCTATACTTACGCTAGCAGAACAGCAGCAAATTTTAAGGCAATGGAATTATACAGAAGTTGATTATCCTCATGTCTGCGTGCATGAGTTGTTTAGCGCCCAGGTAGCTAAGACACCAGATGCGATCGCTGTGATAGCTGGCTCACAACAGCTAACTTACAAAGAACTAGACGAGAAAGCAAATCAGCTAGCACACTATTTAAGCAGCTCAGGTGTAGGTAAAGAAGTATTAGTGGGGATTTGTTGCGATCGCTCTTTACCCATGATCGTCGCCCTCCTCGCCATTCTCAAAGCAGGTGGTGCATACATACCTCTAGATCCAACATTTCCTCAAGAGCGTTTGGCGTATATGCTTCAAGACTCCCAAACCTCAATCTTATTAACCCAGCAACATTTATTACCAAATCTTCCACCCCATCACGCTCAAGTTATTTGTTTAGATAGCAACTGGGAAAGCATTGCTATCCAAGAAATAAACACTTATAACAGCAATATCGAGCCGGATAATTTGATGTATACAATCTATACCTCCGGCTCCACTGGCAAACCCAAAGGTGTACAAATTACTCATAGAAATGTAGTAAACTTCCTTACTTCTATGCAGCAGGGATTACACTTAAGCCATCAAGATAGTTTGTTTTCAGTTACTACTTTATCTTTTGATATTGCAGTTTTAGAAATCTTTCTTCCTCTAATAGTGGGAGCCAAAGTAATTCTTACTAGTCGAGAAATTGCAACCGATGGCGCGCAGTTATTACAGCAACTAAATAATTCTGCTGCAACTGTTATGCAAGCTACCCCTGCAACTTGGCGAATGTTATTAGATGCAGGCTGGGAAGGAAATTCTCAACTCAAAATTCTCTGTGGTGGCGAAGCCTTACCCCAAAGTTTAGCTCGCCAATTATGCCAAAGATGTTCTCAGATTTGGAATTTATACGGCCCCACAGAAACAACTATTTGGTCTACAATTTATCAAATAAGTGATAGCGAAAAAACAGTTTCTATTGGTCGTCCTCTAGCTAATACCCAAATATATATTTTAGATAAATATTTGCAACCTGTACCCGTAGGGATTTCGGGAGAAATATATATTGGTGGTGTAGGATTAGCACGGGGTTACTTTAATCAGCCAGAATTAACTAAAGAAAAATTTATTACTAATCCATTTAATCCGAAAACATTACTCTACAAAACTGGTGATTTAGCCCGTTATCTACCCAATGGAGAAATTGAATACTTAGGACGTATTGATTATCAAGTAAAACTCCGAGGTTTCCGCATTGAGTTAGGAGAAATTGAAGCGGTGTTAGAACAATATCCCGCAGTATATCAATGTGTAGTGATGGTTCGAGAAGATGGATCGGAAAACCAGCGTTTAGTTGCTTATTTAGTTGCTGAAAATGTTGCTACTGATGAACTGCGGCAGTATTTACGGCAACAACTGCCTGAGTATATGATACCGAATGCTTTTATGTTCTTGGCAGAAATACCATTAACACCCAATGGAAAAGTTAACCGTCGTGCTTTACCTACGCCAGAAAATACTCATTTAGAGACAAGTAATTTTGTTGCTCCCCGTCATCTAGTAGAAGAAGTATTAGCCGGAATTTGGACTCAAGTTTTGGGTGTGAATCAAGTAGGAATTCATGACAATTTCTTTGAACTAGGCGGACATTCTTTATTAGCAACTCAAGTTATTTCTCGCATTCCTAAAACTCTGGGAGTGAATATACCGCTTCAGTCTTTATTTGAATTTTCTACCATTGCAGAACTAGCTAAAAATGTTCAAGAAGCCAGTCATCAGGGTGTTTCTGCTATTACACCTGTTCCCCGTAATGAGAATTTACCTCTATCCTTTGCCCAAGCTAGATTATGGTTATTAGAACAAATTAACCCTGATAGCGGTATTTACAATATGCCGGCAGCAGTTCATCTCGTGGGTGAGTTGAATGTAGACGCATTAGAGGAAAGTATTAACGAAATTATCCGTCGCCACGAAATTTTACGCACTACCTTTACTTTAATAGATGGGGAACCATTACAAATAATTGTCCCCAATGTGCAGCTAAAAATACCTGTGGTAAACTTACAGAAATTATCGGAAGCTGAACGAGAAGCGGAAATTCAGCGTTTGAGTGTTGAGGAATTTCAATATTCCTTTGATTTTACTCAAGCACCGTTGCTCAGATGCACACTTTTACAACTAGGCGAACAAGAACACATCTTACTGTTCACTATCCACCATATCGTTTTTGATGGCTGGTCAACGGGTGTATTAATTCGGGAGTTAGCAGCACTTTATACCGCTTTTTCTGCGGGAGAAGCCTCTCCTTTACCAAAATTACCCATTCAGTATGCAGACTTTGCAGTTTGGCAACGTCAACATTTGCAAGGTGAAAGACGAGAAGCTTTACTCACCTACTGGAAGCAGCAATTAGCAAACGTACCCATTCTGCAACTACCCACAACCCGTCCACGTGCAGAAGTAAACACTAACCGGGGTGCTAGTCACACATTTGTAATACCTGCGTCAGTAGTGCAAGAAGTGCGACAGCTTGCCCAGCAAGAAGGTGTAACCTTATTTATGACACTGCTGGCAAGCTTTAAAATTTTACTGCAACGCTACAGCAGCCAAGATGATATTGTTGTTGGCACTGATGTTGCCAACCGCAATCAAGCAGAAATTGAACCATTAATTGGCTTTTTCATTAACTTATTAGTTTTACGCACTGACTTAAGTACTAACCCGACTTTCTTAGAGTTGTTGCAACGTATTCGCACTCAGACACTATCAGCTTATGCTCATCAAGATTTACCCTTTGACGAATTAGTTAGAGAATTACAGCCTGAGCGCCATTTAAGCAATACAGTTCCATTATTCCAGGTATTATTTGTCCTGCAAAATACACCGACATCAGCTTTAGAATTACCAGGATTAAACTTAAAATTACTAGAATTAGAAACCAAGAATTCTAGATTCGATTTAGCCTTATTTCTCACAGAAACCGAGCAAGGTATAGAAGGTAAATGGCAATATAATGCTGATTTATTTGCCGCAGATACTATCACAATAATTACAAATAGTTGGAAAACATTAATCAATAGTATTATCCACCAACCTGAAAGCCACATCAATACATTAGAAATGCTTACAGAAGCAGATAAGGCACAACAAACTATGCAACAACAGGAGCGTAAAGCTGCTAAAAGACAAAAATTTATGAGCATTGCTCCGAAAGCTGTTAGTCTCATAGCAGAGCAATTAATCAAAACAAACTATCTACAAGCAGGACAAAATTTTCCTCTTGTAATTCAACCAAATACTACAGAAGTTGACTTACTATCTTGGGTAGAGAATAATCGAGAATATATCGAGACAGAATTATTAAAACATGGAGCGATTTTATTTAGAGGTTTTAATATAAGATCAGTTTCAGAGTTTGAAAACTTCGCTCAAACAATTTGTCCCAATTTATTTGCTGAGTATGGCGACTTACCCCGCACTGGTGAAGGTGGTAAAGTTTATGGTTCCACTCCTTATCCACCTGACAAAGCAATCCTTTTTCATAATGAAAGCTCTCATTTACATCAGTGGCCTCTGAAGATTTGGTTTTTCTGCGTGCAACCAGCACAACAAGGTGGAGAAACGCCGATTATAGACTGTCGCAAAGCTTACAGACTAATCAATCCCAAACTACGCGAAAGATTAGAACAAAAACAATTAATGTATGTCCGTCACTATACCAATAGTCTGGATGTTAGCTGGCAAAACTTCTTTCGTACCAATGAGAAATTTGTTGTAGAAAATTATTGCCGTCAAGCAAAGATTGATATTGAATGGTATGATAATAACAGTTTAATTACTCGCCAAGTTCGTCCAGCTTTGGCAGTACATCCAAAAACAAGTGAACCTGTATTTTTCAATCAAATTCAGTTGCACCACATAGCATATTTGGACGAAGAAGTTAGAAAATCCTTATTATCTACATTTGGAGAGCAACAGCTACCGCGTAATGTCTATTACGGGGATGGTACTTCTATAGAAGATTCAGTTATTGCTGAAATAAATGAAGTTTATCAGCAGTCACAAACTAGCTTTCCTTGGGAGCAAGGTGATATTTTAATGCTAGATAATATGCTGACTGCCCACGGGCGAAATTCTTATGTAGGTTCTCGTAAAATTGTGGTAGCAATGGGAGAAATGATTAAGGAAATGGTGAGTTGA
- a CDS encoding class I SAM-dependent methyltransferase encodes MISSKQLNTNHDAIASIYDLKSQLERHDIVLEFIDKFILKNIPEGAHIFDLGCGTGQVAQRLLKRGYQVTGLDSSERMLNVARENAPDAKFILDDARFFKLTPTFHAAISTDVVLNYILSIDELKNSLQNVYDALLENGVFAFELYIEELCELEWQNNESGGGVKDDNVWVDIWSYDTENKIGRKDTTIFELVNGLWQRSDRSFFLKAYSVPDVKSVLEQVGFTEISMFELKQDLGVDKAFESACFICRKPLSCTSS; translated from the coding sequence TTGATCTCTTCAAAACAACTCAATACTAATCATGATGCGATCGCTTCTATCTATGACTTAAAAAGTCAACTAGAACGCCACGATATTGTGTTGGAGTTTATAGACAAGTTTATCCTCAAAAATATTCCCGAAGGAGCGCATATTTTTGACCTTGGTTGCGGTACGGGACAAGTTGCCCAACGGCTTCTAAAAAGAGGTTATCAAGTAACTGGACTTGATAGTTCTGAAAGAATGCTGAATGTTGCTCGTGAAAATGCACCAGATGCTAAATTTATTCTAGATGATGCCCGCTTTTTTAAATTAACACCAACTTTTCACGCAGCTATTTCAACAGATGTTGTTCTCAACTATATCCTCAGCATTGATGAACTAAAAAATTCATTACAAAATGTGTATGATGCCTTATTAGAAAACGGTGTTTTTGCCTTTGAATTATATATTGAAGAATTATGTGAGTTAGAGTGGCAAAATAATGAGTCTGGTGGCGGTGTTAAAGATGATAATGTCTGGGTAGATATTTGGAGTTATGACACAGAAAATAAAATTGGTCGAAAGGACACTACCATATTTGAATTAGTAAATGGGCTATGGCAACGTTCAGACAGGAGTTTTTTCTTAAAAGCTTATTCAGTACCAGATGTTAAATCGGTATTAGAACAAGTAGGATTCACAGAAATTAGTATGTTTGAATTAAAACAGGATTTGGGAGTAGATAAAGCGTTTGAAAGTGCCTGTTTTATTTGCCGAAAACCACTAAGTTGTACTAGTTCGTAA